In the genome of Aythya fuligula isolate bAytFul2 chromosome 23, bAytFul2.pri, whole genome shotgun sequence, the window TCTCTCCCGGCACGCCAGctcattcttttgtttttctgcttaatttttaGGTCATTTTCCTACACGGCCTGGGAGACACGGGGtgagtgctgctggagctgcggCGTGCTGGGGGTGGGCCCGGGGGCAGCTCGGGGCCGGGGCTCTGATCTCAGCCTCCGCAGCCCAACCGATCCCTAACGGGGCTCTGACCCGATCCCTAACGGGGACCCTCTGCCCGGCGGCTGCCTGCACTCAGCTGGAACATTTATGACGCCGGCAGCCCCCCGTGGGGACTTTCTGTGCTCGTTAGGACGAGCAGATAACACCACGGCGTTCCCGTGcctgggagggctgggagctggcaggaaCAAAAGGCTGCTCCCTGCATGGGGGGTTTGTCCCCGCTCCTCCCTCGCTGGTGGCAGCCCCTCTGCCTCcggctgctgggctctgcctctgccctgctgctgagggctgggctgggggctcctgggggctcCGGGCTgttggggggggttggggccACTACAGCCGCGTCAGGGCCGGGCGTTGGCAGCCTTGGAGAAAAGCTGTCCTGGGGGAAACCCCTCAAATTCGCCAGCGTCCTCCGGAgtgctcagcccagccctgatctccctcctcttctctctccccccaggCACAGCTGGGCCGATGCCCTCTCCTCCATCCGCCTCCCCTACGTGAAATACATCTGCCCGCACGCGTAAGTGCTTGGCCAGGGGCTCGGGGGGCCTGGGGGATCCCCCTGGGACCTGCgggtgctccctgcagcccctggggcagACGTCCTGCGGCCCCTGCCCCCGtttgtttctctgaccttggAGCTGACCCCCCCCAActtctgtccctgcaggccccGGATCCCCGTAACCCTCAACATGAAGATGGTGATGCCCTCCTGGTCAGTGCTGGGGGGGTCTCCTGGAGCGGGAGGGAGCCtttgggggtgttttggggagTGAGGGATGGGACTGAAGAGCCGAAACCCAacctcctgcaggggctgggaagggcagagccccagctccctcctgccccatgcTGGTGGCTGGGATCGGGGCTGACCCCGCTGCTCCCCCCAGGTTTGACCTGATGGGTCTGACTCCGGACGCGCCCGAGGATGAAGCTGGGATcaagaaagctgcagaaaacagtaaggggtttggggggggggagcggggagcagcGGGGTGCCCCTCAGCACCTCCCCCATGTACCTCTCCTTTATCTCTCTGCCTTGCCCAGTTAAAGCAATCATCGAGCACGAGATGAAGAACGGGATCCCAGCCAACCGCATCATCCTGGGGGGCTTCTCGCAGGTgagaggggctgcggggggggagCTCggccccctcctcccttcccgCAGCCCTGGGGGGTCGCTGACacccccatcctgctgcagggcGGCGCGCTGTCCCTCTACACGGCGCTCAcctgccagcaccagctggcCGGCATCGTGGCGCTCAGCTGCTGGCTCCCTCTGCACAAAGCCTTCCCGCAGGTACCTGCACTGCCCCCACGGCTCTGTTTTGGGGTGTGGGGGCTCCCCTCGGCTCTCcggagctggaggcaggagctgcccgcGGCGGGGGCTTCGTCCCacccccctttccctctctctcccccgTGGCAGGCGGCGAGCAGCGGGGTGAACAAGGACATCGCCATCCTGCAGTGCCACGGGGAGCTGGACCCCATGATCCCCGTGCGCTTCGGGGCCCTCACGGCCGAGAAGCTGAAATCCGTCGTCACCCCCGCCAAGGTGCAGTTCAAAACCTACCCCGGGGTGATGCACAGCTCCTGCCCGCAGGTCAGTGcccaggggaggggaggggacgggaTGGGAGGGGGCTGCCGGGGGTGGGGGAGGGCTCCCAGCCGGGTGGGGCCCGGCCGAGCCCAGCCCCCGAAGCCCCCGAAGCCCCCAGCCCGGGCCGTGCGCTCGCAGGAGATGCTGGCGGTGAAGGAGTTCATCGAGAAGCTGCTGCCCCGGATCTGAGCGGAGCCGCCCCAGGCGGTCACAGGGGAGGACGCCGAGGCCACCGCTCTGCCCCCCGGGACCCGACCGCTGCACACGGAAGCCATGgcacccccggcacccccccggcaccccccgaCCCCGCTCCTGGTGCCCGGGGGTGCCCGTCCCTCCCCGCCGAGCCCGGAGTTCTTTGAGGTGCGGCTCCGGTggcctcccctctgctcctctcaCTGCCGGTGGTGTCGGGGGGGGGGTTCCCGTTCAGGCACTGCCGGGCAGGGGCCgggtgagattttttttgttatttgttttcttttgtaccAGTGTTAGGGGCAGCGGGGGcgcggggcagggccgggcaccCTCGGGGGCTCCTCCTCTGCCCTCGGCCTCGCTCAGGTGCCTCGCGGGTTTTGGGTCAGAGCTCAGGAACCCGGGACTCTCCTGCCACTGCCCCAAGGCCCAGGGAGAGGCTCTGCCCCgggctggcagggaggtgtCTGCGGGGCTCAGGCCCCGGCCCTGTCGCACACGCACACTGCCCCGGGCtcaccctgcagccctgcagataatcaccttcctcctcctcctcctctcgtTGCTTTTACAATCTTCTCctcagccctggggggggggctgggggcttctccccctccctgtGCCCAGCTCGGTGCCCCcggccagctccctgccctctctTGCTGCtacttctccttctccttcccctcggagccggggctggctgggggcaggggagaggcGAGGGGGGGCTCCTGGCCGTGGCTCCCAGCCCTCCcggggggctgccccgtgcccggGCCGAGGCCGTGGCCCCGTTGGCTCCCCGCAAACAATCAGCGGCTGCCCGGGGCCGAGCCCCTCACCCAGCTGGCTGGGAGCGGCCGCCCGGGCTGGGGGTCCGTGGCAGCCctcggggggctccgggggggctcccggctgccccctgccctccctctcGCTGCTGAGCGGCGCTGCTGCCCctcacctctcctctcctctcaccTCTCCTCCCTGGGCTGAGCCCACGGCACCGCTGGGCCCCGCGGGGCTGGAGCTGGAAATgtcttttaacaaaaataaaaagagaaaaaagccccccggggctgggggccgcgGCTCTGCTGTGCCCCCCGGCTCTGGGGGGCGATGCCCGGGCCCTGTCAGGACCAGGCAGGCACCTCCTGGGGGGTGAGGGCTTCGGGGGGGCTCCAGCAAATCAATCCCCCCCCCTGTCCGGGGAGCCGGCTCTGCCCGACCCCCCCCCATTTCCTGGGTTGTTTCGGGCTTCGTTTCCCCGGGGAAGTCTCAAaccagcaaagctgctgctggcagcggggGGAGCGCGGCCCCTCCCCGTGcttgggctgggggctgggggctgggggctggcgcCTCCTCGGCTTTgtgtggagctgctgcagccccgggggggggcagcgaggggctggcagggacgGGACcacagctcccccccccccaaataaacCCACCTGGGACCAGGAGCCGTGCTGGGACCACGGGAGGGGGGCGGCTCCTCCATTCCTCAccactgctttcttctcccctcctgcccccccccttttttttttcccccctcccctcctcgtCTTCCTTGTAcatgtttggggtttttgtgtgtgttccaCAGCGTCAGACACGGTTCAATAAACCAGAAACCTCTCCCAGCTCCGTGCCTTTTGTCCCCCGCGCCCCCTCGGTGCCCCTCCCGCAgctccccccgtgccccccggccccgagcTGCCTCAGAAAGATAGAAAGTTTATTCAGCAACAAATCAAAAGCTGGACTCATAATTTACCATAAGTTATGAATCAAAGGGGCAGCGCGCCGGGCTGGCCGCTGCCCTAATAAATAGGATCCGGATTTGCCCGCAGAGCTCAGCCTGGTCCCTTTGGCACCGTGATTCCCGCAGCAGCTTCTCGGGCCCcgcagcagcagaaggagcccccggagcccccccagccGTGGGCAGGGGCTCCTCGGGCCCCACCAGCACACCCGGGAGGTGAGAGTTGGTCCCCAACACCacaggggagggcaggaggaggacggggaggcccccagcagccagcagggccccggggctggagggggggcCCCGTGGTGGCCCCCTGGGGCTGGCCGAGGGGGACGGGGGCAGCTGAGGGTGGGCAGCACCGCCCGGCCCCCGCCTCGTGCCCTTTCCTGAGCCTCACCCTTGGCACTGTTTGGGCGGCTTCCTGGGCGCTTTCTGGTCCCAGCCCAGCGCCGCCTCCTTGCTGGGCCCCCAAGAGCCCCCCCGGGGCACTTCCAGGAGGGGATTTGGTGCCCTGGGGGCCTCGCGCCTGTGGGGCCGCTCCCTGAGCTGCTGAGGACCtgggtgggaaggaaaaggaggaggaggaggaggaaggggggagccCGCGGCCGCTCctgcccccctgccccgggTGTGGGGCaggttgggggggggcaggaccCGCACccgggctgggggagccccgcGGCAGGGCTCAGTTCTTGCTGAAGCCCGTGGGGTTCTGCAGCTGCCACCGCCACAGGTCCTCGCCTGCACCGGGGGGAGAGAGGCAGTGAGAgacggggaggggggcacagcgcggtggggaggggggcgcagtgaggggggggggggctcttaCACATCTTGTCCAGGCCGAAGGCCGCCTTCCAGCCCAGCTCGCGCTCGGCAAGCTCGGGGTTGGCGTAGCACGAGGCCACGTCGCCCTCCCGCCGGCCCGTGATCTTGTACTTGATCTGCAGGGAGGGACAGCAgcgccgtggggctgggggctctgcggggggggcactgctgcaggcggggggggggctgggggtggcgaTGGAGGCTGCGCTCAGCCCTTACCTCCCTCCCCGAGGCTTTCTCCATGGCGCGGACCATCTGCAGCACCGAGTAGCCAGTGCCGGTGCCGAGGTTGTAGACCTGGCAGgaggacgggggggggggctcatcagctcctgctgggggggctgggagggggtcTGGgtccctctcctcccacccgGGGCCGAGAGCCCGGCCCAggcccagccccgctgccggtACCTTGCAGCCGCAgttctccttcagcttcttcagcGCGGCGATATGGCCCTGGGCCAAATCCACGACGTGGATGTAATCCCTGACACCTGCCGGGACAGGCGGTGAGCGCGAGGCTCTGCCCCGGGAGGGGTtggctctgccccccccccccggccctgcccttCGGGGACGCACCGGTTCCGTCGATGGTCTCGTAGTCGTTCCCAAACACGCTCAGGAACTCGCGGCGCCCCACTGCCACCTGTGCCACGTAGGGCATGAGGTTGTTGGGGATGCCCTGAGGATCTTCCCCGATCATGCCGGACTCGTGGGCACCGATAGGGTTGAAGTAGCGCAGGAGCACGGCGTTCCAGTCCTAGGGGAGCGCACGGACGGGGCTGCAGGTCtccgggcagccccagccccagccccttttGGGGTAGAAACCCCCCAGGTCGCAGCCCCGGGGTCCCCGCAGCAGCTCCTCACCTTGTCTGCCTTGCAGACGTCTCGAATCATCTCCTCGATGAAGTACTTGGATTTGCCGTAGGGGTTGGTGCAGCCTCCGACCGGGTGCTTCTCATCCAGCGGCAGGTACTGGGGGTCCCCGTAGACGGTGGCGGAGCTGCTGAACACGATGTTCTTCACGCCGTGAGCTTTCATGGCCTGCGGGAGGGCACCGGCCGCTGCTGAGGCTGCCGGCTCCACGCCCGGCCCGGCCACGTGGCGCTGCCTCGGCTCACCTCCAGCAGGCGGATGGTGCCGGTGAGGTTC includes:
- the LYPLA2 gene encoding acyl-protein thioesterase 2 — protein: MCGNNMSVPLLADAVTVSGAERETAAVIFLHGLGDTGHSWADALSSIRLPYVKYICPHAPRIPVTLNMKMVMPSWFDLMGLTPDAPEDEAGIKKAAENIKAIIEHEMKNGIPANRIILGGFSQGGALSLYTALTCQHQLAGIVALSCWLPLHKAFPQAASSGVNKDIAILQCHGELDPMIPVRFGALTAEKLKSVVTPAKVQFKTYPGVMHSSCPQEMLAVKEFIEKLLPRI
- the GALE gene encoding UDP-glucose 4-epimerase, producing MAEPVLVTGGAGFIGSHCVLQLAQAGYEPVVVDNLHNAIAGPDGLPESLRRVQLLARRPIAFHELDVTDGAALQELFSKHRFSAVVHFAGLKAVGESVQQPLEYYRVNLTGTIRLLEAMKAHGVKNIVFSSSATVYGDPQYLPLDEKHPVGGCTNPYGKSKYFIEEMIRDVCKADKDWNAVLLRYFNPIGAHESGMIGEDPQGIPNNLMPYVAQVAVGRREFLSVFGNDYETIDGTGVRDYIHVVDLAQGHIAALKKLKENCGCKVYNLGTGTGYSVLQMVRAMEKASGREIKYKITGRREGDVASCYANPELAERELGWKAAFGLDKMCEDLWRWQLQNPTGFSKN